One Cucurbita pepo subsp. pepo cultivar mu-cu-16 chromosome LG20, ASM280686v2, whole genome shotgun sequence genomic window carries:
- the LOC111783150 gene encoding U-box domain-containing protein 38-like, giving the protein MVGHGNHRLKLSIFHHRSSSDSKPERPVEYPREYLCEISKSLMADPVVVSSGQTFERLCVQVCQELGFSPKLEDGSRLDCTSVITNRNMRFTILKWCDDNGIEHPRPPQYTSIELVVRQLMERERQENRFETSDSELLRGVADKPPGVAVHATTEVGFRVNRFQLNSPPETEEIVRESTILPFKTQPSCYAAHSSSSSSFDRGSSDSYTPNSEEESHLIMKFRSGDEFEQQEGVISLRKLTKSNESIRASLCTKEFLAALLPLVSSRSTNIQINAVASVVNLSLEKSNKLKILRAGFVPSLIDVLDSGYAESQEHAAGALFSLSLEDENKMAIGILGALPVLMNTLRSESERTRNDSALCLYHLTLNPSNRVKLVKLGAVPILLSSTRIEGSASRILLILCNLAVCADGRSAMLDANAVDCLVGMLREKEIDSESTRENCVVALHALSQGGFRFKGLAKAAGAVEVLREVEERGSERAREKAKRILEMMRTGGSGSVEIEGVRRHGLDAGGVSWTGRAGAALNRYSTNTTKF; this is encoded by the coding sequence ATGGTTGGCCATGGCAATCACAGGTTGAAACTCTCCATCTTCCACCACCGATCTTCGTCGGACTCGAAACCTGAACGGCCGGTAGAGTATCCCAGAGAGTACCTCTGCGAAATTTCGAAGTCGTTAATGGCGGATCCGGTTGTCGTTTCCTCCGGACAGACGTTCGAGCGCCTCTGTGTTCAAGTTTGTCAAGAATTGGGGTTTTCGCCGAAGCTTGAAGATGGGTCGAGACTGGATTGCACCTCTGTTATAACCAACAGAAACATGAGATTCACCATTCTCAAATGGTGCGATGACAACGGAATCGAACACCCACGACCCCCTCAGTACACCTCTATTGAACTCGTTGTTCGTCAATTAATGGAGAGGGAGAGACAAGAGAATCGATTCGAGACTTCTGATAGCGAGTTGTTAAGAGGCGTCGCCGATAAACCGCCGGGAGTTGCAGTTCATGCGACTACGGAGGTTGGGTTCCGAGTCAACCGATTTCAACTCAACTCGCCGCCGGAAACGGAGGAGATCGTACGTGAAAGTACTATTTTGCCCTTCAAAACGCAACCCTCTTGTTACGCCGCTCATTCTTCGTCCTCTTCGAGCTTCGACAGAGGAAGTTCCGATTCGTATACACCAAATTCAGAAGAGGAATCTCATCTCATCATGAAATTCAGAAGCGGCGATGAATTCGAACAACAAGAAGGAGTGATTTCCCTAAGAAAATTGACCAAATCCAACGAATCAATTAGGGCTTCTTTATGCACAAAGGAATTCCTCGCCGCACTACTTCCTCTGGTTTCATCCAGATCTACAAATATCCAGATCAATGCCGTTGCTTCCGTCGTGAATCTCTCCCTCGAGAAGTCGAACAAATTGAAGATCCTCCGAGCAGGATTCGTTCCGTCATTAATCGACGTTTTAGACAGCGGATACGCGGAATCTCAAGAACACGCAGCCGGTGCTCTGTTCAGTTTATCATTAGAGGACGAAAACAAAATGGCGATTGGAATTCTCGGCGCGTTACCGGTACTGATGAACACACTCCGATCCGAGAGTGAGCGGACGAGGAACGATTCGGCTCTTTGTTTGTACCATTTGACTCTAAACCCTAGCAACCGTGTGAAACTAGTGAAACTCGGCGCCGTTCCAATACTTCTATCGTCGACGAGAATCGAAGGCTCTGCGAGCCGAATCCTGTTGATTCTGTGCAATCTCGCCGTCTGTGCCGACGGAAGATCGGCGATGCTGGATGCGAACGCGGTGGATTGTTTGGTCGGGATGTTGAGGGAGAAAGAGATTGATTCCGAGTCGACTCGGGAGAATTGTGTGGTTGCGCTGCACGCATTGAGTCAAGGAGGATTCCGATTCAAGGGATTGGCGAAGGCGGCCGGCGCGGTAGAGGTTCTAAGAGAGGTTGAAGAAAGGGGAAGCGAGAGGGCGCGGGAGAAGGCCAAGAGGATCTTGGAGATGATGAGAACTGGCGGCAGCGGTTCCGTTGAGATCGAAGGCGTCCGCCGACATGGGCTCGACGCCGGTGGAGTCAGCTGGACCGGCCGGGCTGGTGCTGCCTTGAACCGGTATTCTACCAATACTactaagttttga
- the LOC111783550 gene encoding peroxidase 41-like isoform X2 — MVTSLPVSPGDSKLTSLPVSPGDSKLTVGYYQKTCPNFEKVIRETVTSKQITSPVTAAGTLRLFFHDCFVDGCDASVLIASNSFNKAEREAEINHSLSGDAFDVITHAKTHLELSCPGIVSCADILAQATRDLVVMVGGPFYNVVLGRKDGMVSKLEHVEGNLPEVKHTVDELVDFFGQRGFSIQEMVALSGGHTIGFSHCKEFSDRLFNFSATTPTDPDIYPKFADKLKEMCANREKDTSMSAFNDVMTPGKFDNMYYQNLPRGLGLLATDHALVKDPRTKPFVELYAVNQTAFFHDFAHAMEKLSVFEVKTGRKGEVRRKCDLFNSIKKT; from the exons ATGGTCAC CTCCCTACCCGTCTCCCCGGGCGACTCGAAGCTCACCTCCCTACCCGTCTCCCCGGGCGACTCGAAGCTCACCGTCGGTTATTACCAAAAGACATGTCCCAACTTCGAGAAGGTCATTCGCGAGACGGTCACGAGTAAGCAAATCACCAGCCCTGTCACTGCAGCTGGTACCCTTCGTCTCTTCTTCCACGACTGTTTTGTTGATGGTTGTGATGCTTCCGTCCTCATTGCTTCTAATTCCTTTAACAAAGCGGAGCGTGAGGCTGAAATCAATCACTCCCTTTCTGGTGACGCGTTTGACGTGATCACACATGCTAAGACCCATCTTGAATTATCGTGTCCTGGTATTGTTTCTTGTGCTGATATCTTAGCTCAAGCGACACGAGATCTAGTGGTGATGGTGGGAGGGCCGTTTTATAATGTGGTTTTGGGACGAAAAGATGGAATGGTTTCGAAATTGGAACACGTGGAAGGGAACCTCCCTGAAGTGAAGCACACGGTGGATGAACTTGTGGATTTCTTTGGGCAGAGAGGATTCAGCATCCAAGAAATGGTGGCACTCTCCGGCGGCCACACCATTGGGTTCTCTCATTGCAAGGAATTCTCGGACCGGCTGTTCAATTTCAGCGCCACCACACCCACCGACCCCGACATCTACCCCAAGTTTGCCGACAAGCTGAAGGAAATGTGCGCCAATCGCGAGAAGGATACATCCATGTCAGCATTCAATGACGTGATGACACCTGGCAAATTCGACAATATGTACTACCAGAATCTCCCACGTGGACTGGGGCTACTGGCCACCGACCATGCTCTGGTTAAGGATCCTAGGACGAAGCCGTTCGTGGAGCTTTACGCCGTTAATCAGACGGCGTTTTTTCACGACTTTGCTCATGCTATGGAGAAACTCAGCGTTTTCGAAGTTAAGACGGGAAGGAAGGGAGAGGTTCGACGAAAGTGCGACCTCTTTAATTCCATCAAGAAGACGTGA
- the LOC111783550 gene encoding peroxidase 41-like isoform X1, whose amino-acid sequence MVTSLPVSPGDSKLTSLPVSPGDSKLTSLPVSPGDSKLTVGYYQKTCPNFEKVIRETVTSKQITSPVTAAGTLRLFFHDCFVDGCDASVLIASNSFNKAEREAEINHSLSGDAFDVITHAKTHLELSCPGIVSCADILAQATRDLVVMVGGPFYNVVLGRKDGMVSKLEHVEGNLPEVKHTVDELVDFFGQRGFSIQEMVALSGGHTIGFSHCKEFSDRLFNFSATTPTDPDIYPKFADKLKEMCANREKDTSMSAFNDVMTPGKFDNMYYQNLPRGLGLLATDHALVKDPRTKPFVELYAVNQTAFFHDFAHAMEKLSVFEVKTGRKGEVRRKCDLFNSIKKT is encoded by the coding sequence ATGGTCACCTCCCTACCCGTCTCCCCGGGCGACTCGAAGCTCACCTCCCTACCCGTCTCCCCGGGCGACTCGAAGCTCACCTCCCTACCCGTCTCCCCGGGCGACTCGAAGCTCACCGTCGGTTATTACCAAAAGACATGTCCCAACTTCGAGAAGGTCATTCGCGAGACGGTCACGAGTAAGCAAATCACCAGCCCTGTCACTGCAGCTGGTACCCTTCGTCTCTTCTTCCACGACTGTTTTGTTGATGGTTGTGATGCTTCCGTCCTCATTGCTTCTAATTCCTTTAACAAAGCGGAGCGTGAGGCTGAAATCAATCACTCCCTTTCTGGTGACGCGTTTGACGTGATCACACATGCTAAGACCCATCTTGAATTATCGTGTCCTGGTATTGTTTCTTGTGCTGATATCTTAGCTCAAGCGACACGAGATCTAGTGGTGATGGTGGGAGGGCCGTTTTATAATGTGGTTTTGGGACGAAAAGATGGAATGGTTTCGAAATTGGAACACGTGGAAGGGAACCTCCCTGAAGTGAAGCACACGGTGGATGAACTTGTGGATTTCTTTGGGCAGAGAGGATTCAGCATCCAAGAAATGGTGGCACTCTCCGGCGGCCACACCATTGGGTTCTCTCATTGCAAGGAATTCTCGGACCGGCTGTTCAATTTCAGCGCCACCACACCCACCGACCCCGACATCTACCCCAAGTTTGCCGACAAGCTGAAGGAAATGTGCGCCAATCGCGAGAAGGATACATCCATGTCAGCATTCAATGACGTGATGACACCTGGCAAATTCGACAATATGTACTACCAGAATCTCCCACGTGGACTGGGGCTACTGGCCACCGACCATGCTCTGGTTAAGGATCCTAGGACGAAGCCGTTCGTGGAGCTTTACGCCGTTAATCAGACGGCGTTTTTTCACGACTTTGCTCATGCTATGGAGAAACTCAGCGTTTTCGAAGTTAAGACGGGAAGGAAGGGAGAGGTTCGACGAAAGTGCGACCTCTTTAATTCCATCAAGAAGACGTGA
- the LOC111782953 gene encoding uncharacterized protein LOC111782953 produces the protein MGNCQAIDTASLIIQHPNGKVDRFYWPVNAGEIMKSNPGHYVALLISTKICPSKSTAGDRRRDHDIQTNTTNFNSVRLTRIKLLKPTDSLVLGQIYRLVTNQDVLQGLKAKQEAKMKRNSLDFEGKDGNLEKGSEGEMNQGMKCEKNRAVSSAAKSRGWQPSLQSISEAGS, from the exons ATGGGAAATTGCCAAGCCATTGACACAGCATCTCTAATCATCCAACACCCAAACGGAAAAGTCGACCGATTTTACTGGCCGGTAAACGCCGGCGAGATCATGAAGTCAAATCCCGGGCATTACGTCGCCCTTCTCATCTCCACCAAAATCTGTCCATCAAAATCCACCGCCGGAGACCGCCGCCGTGATCATGACATCCAAACAAACACCACAAATTTCAACTCGGTCCGATTAACCCGAATCAAGCTTCTCAAGCCGACCGATTCCCTCGTTCTCGGCCAAATTTACCGCCTTGTCACAAACCAAG ATGTGTTGCAGGGTTTGAAAGCGAAACAGGAAGcgaaaatgaagagaaattcGTTGGATTTTGAAGGGAAAGATGGAAATTTGGAGAAGGGATCAGAAGGAGAAATGAATCAG GGGATGAAATGTGAGAAAAACAGAGCAGTCTCGTCGGCGGCGAAATCGAGAGGGTGGCAGCCTTCTCTGCAGAGCATTTCCGAGGCCGGAAGTTGA
- the LOC111782954 gene encoding protease Do-like 9 — MGEVKRKRGRKPKNSKADSLDFPPPTTATVTSVAMVMDDVFSVSNVELMDPASTSKPHQNRRGRPKKLSKHLENPDKFPQLSPSRRGPRGVENGEFTASGDVFPSDIALERVQPEWPGIVRVVPAMDAVVKVFCVHTEPNFSLPWQRKRQYSSSSSGFVIGGRRVLTNAHSVEHHTQVKLKKRGSDTKYLATVLAIGTECDIAMLTVDDDEFWVGVSPVEFGELPALQDAVTVVGYPIGGDTISVTSGVVSRIEILSYVHGSTELLGLQIDAAINSGNSGGPAFNDKGNCVGIAFQSLKHEDAENIGYVIPTPVILHFIRDYEKNGAYTGFPILGLEWQKMENPDLCEAMGMKKDQKGVRIRRIDPTGPESKVLKPSDIILGFDGVDIANDGTVPFRHGERIGFSYLVSQKYTGDSATIKVLRNSETLSFNYQLATYRRLIPAHNEGKPPSYYIIAGFVFSTVSVPYLRSEYGKDYEYEAPVKLLDKLLHSMPQSPDEQLVVVSQVLVADINIGYEDIVNTQVLAFNGKPVKNLKSLANMVESCDDEFLKFDLEYQQIVVLRTSTAKAATLDILATHCIPSAMSNDLKT; from the exons ATGGGAGAAGTCAAACGTAAAAGAGGTCGAAAGCCGAAAAATTCCAAGGCGGATTCTCTAGATTTTCCTCCGCCGACCACTGCTACCGTCACCAGTGTTGCGATGGTTATGGACGACGTTTTTTCAGTCAGCAACGTCGAGCTCATGGACCCGGCCTCCACTTCTAAACCTCACCAGAACCGCCGTGGGAGGCCGAAGAAGCTTTCGAAACATTTGGAAAATCCCGACAAGTTCCCGCAATTGTCTCCTTCTAGACGTGGCCCTCGTGGTGTCGAAAATGGCGAATTTACCGCTTCCGGCGACGTCTTTCCATCTGATATCGCTTTGGAACGGGTGCAGCCGGAGTGGCCGGGCATCGTGAGAGTCGTGCCGGCGATGGATGCTGTGGTCAAGGTATTTTGTGTGCACACGGAGCCGAATTTCTCACTTCCTTGGCAGAGAAAGAGACAATATAGTTCGAGTAGCAGTGGATTTGTGATTGGTGGAAGGAGAGTGCTCACTAATGCTCATTCCGTCGAGCATCATACCCAGGTTAAGCTTAAGAAGCGTGGGTCGGATACGAAGTACTTGGCGACCGTACTTGCGATTGGAACTGAATGCGATATCG CAATGCTTACTGTTGATGATGACGAGTTTTGGGTGGGAGTTTCACCGGTAGAATTTGGGGAGTTACCTGCACTGCAAGATGCAGTAACTGTTGTTGGTTACCCAATTGGAGGTGATACAATTTCTGTCACAAGTGGGGTTGTATCGCGGATAGAGATCCTGTCTTATGTTCATGGGTCTACTGAGCTTCTCGGTCTGCAG ATAGATGCTGCTATAAACTCGGGTAATTCTGGTGGGCCTGCCTTTAATGATAAAGGAAACTGTGTGGGCATTGCATTTCAGTCGCTCAAGCATGAAGATGCAGAAAATATAGGTTATGTCATACCAACGCCAGTTATCTTGCATTTTATACGGGATTACGAGAAGAATGGAGCATATACAG GCTTTCCAATTCTTGGTCTTGAGTGgcagaaaatggaaaatcctGATCTTTGTGAGGCTATGGGGATGAAAAAAGATCAGAAGGGTGTCCGTATTAGACGTATTGATCCCACTGGCCCAGAATCCAAAGTTTTGAAGCCATCAGATATTATTCTCGGCTTTGATGGGGTTGATATTGCTAATGATGGAACAg TTCCTTTCCGGCACGGTGAGCGTATAGGATTCAGTTACCTTGTCTCCCAGAAATATACTGGTGATAGTGCAACAATAAAAGTTCTGCGCAACTCTGAGACACTCAGTTTTAATTACCAGCTTGCAACATACAGAAGGCTCATTCCTGCACATAATGAGGGCAAACCCCCTTCTTATTACATTATTGCAGGATTTGTTTTTTCCACTGTCTCCGTTCCTTATCTCCGTTCTGAG TACGGAAAGGATTATGAATATGAAGCTCCAGTCAAACTATTGGACAAATTATTGCATTCAATGCCACAATCACCAGATGAGCAGCTAGTGGTGGTTTCTCAG GTACTCGTGGCTGATATCAACATTGGATATGAAGACATTGTTAACACCCAG GTTCTTGCTTTCAATGGTAAACCTGTGAAGAACCTCAAGAGCTTGGCTAACATGGTTGAAAGTTGCGATGATGAGTTTTTGAAGTTCGATTTAGAATATCAACAG ATAGTTGTCCTCCGTACAAGCACAGCGAAAGCAGCCACTTTAGATATTCTGGCCACACACTGCATACCCTCAGCTATGTCTAACGATCTCAAGACCTAA
- the LOC111783153 gene encoding uncharacterized protein LOC111783153: MGDRDGGFKEIESIGEIDGADALLASRRYSCFCFPCFGQSRSASDELSWWERAKAKAKSTKFDGEDHWWSGGIRSLKKLREWSEIVAGPRWKTFIRRFNRNRPAAVKLGKFQYDPISYALNFDEGHNGDVDFEGDEYSGGFQNFSDRFSAVPASGKSSGAAVAS, encoded by the coding sequence ATGGGGGACCGTGACGGCGGTTTCAAAGAAATAGAATCAATCGGAGAAATCGACGGCGCCGATGCTCTTTTGGCGTCTAGACGCTATAGTTGTTTTTGCTTCCCTTGCTTTGGACAAAGCCGGTCGGCTTCCGACGAACTTTCTTGGTGGGAACGGGCGAAGGCGAAAGCGAAATCGACGAAGTTCGACGGGGAGGATCATTGGTGGAGTGGAGGAATCAGATCCCTCAAGAAGCTTCGTGAATGGTCCGAGATCGTCGCTGGTCCTAGATGGAAGACCTTCATTCGCCGGTTCAATCGGAACCGGCCTGCCGCCGTGAAGCTTGGGAAATTCCAATATGATCCCATCAGTTACGCTTTGAATTTCGACGAGGGACATAACGGTGATGTGGATTTCGAAGGGGATGAATACAGTGGTGGGTTTCAAAACTTCTCCGACCGATTTTCCGCCGTGCCGGCGTCGGGGAAGTCGTCGGGCGCGGCGGTGGCTAGTTAG
- the LOC111783152 gene encoding uncharacterized protein LOC111783152, with translation MPGPGPHMLYAMGSGMALMSLSDGRFSPHHTLIYTINAFFGPDIGSFSEWLSSVLGFSGSSVPDAIHHPVFYILILGLPLCLFYAWLSSVLLHKGLLDSVFGVSLNRRQCLLLISAGSFSHFFLDHLFEENGHSSMYTWILSTGWWENRAPINPDAVMVIGFLCTCLIGGFVYINRVKSAKSIPKQSYQSVKLIIVVATLYSMWCASQIYWTNPRRPAVGEEADLGVLVFLFVYFFLPHYLCIKSMQPKDLEIRHLPL, from the exons ATGCCTGGACCTGGACCGCACATGCTCTACGCCATGGGCTCAGGCATGGCTCTGATGAGTCTCAGCGACGGCAGATTCAGTCCCCATCATACTCTCATTTACACCATCAACGCCTTCTTCGGCCCCGACATTGGCTCCTTCTCCGAATGGCTATCCTCTGTTCTCGGTTTCTCAGGATCTTCAGTTCCCGACGCCATCCATCACCCTGTCTTTTACATCCTCATTCTGGGTCTTCCTCTTTGCCTCTTCTACGCCTGGCTCTCCTCTGTTCTACTCCACAAGGGCCTTCTCGATTCCGTCTTTGGG GTATCTCTTAATAGAAGGCAATGCTTGTTGTTAATCTCGGCTGGTTCTTTTTCACACTTCTTTCTTGACCATTTGTTTGAG GAAAACGGGCATTCATCGATGTACACTTGGATATTGAGCACTGGTTGGTGGGAGAACCGAGCACCAATTAACCCAGATGCTGTTATGGTGATTGGATTCTTGTGCACTTGCTTAATTGGCGGCTTTGTTTACATTAACAG AGTGAAGTCCGCGAAGTCGATTCCTAAACAATCGTATCAGTCGGTTAAGCTTATTATAGTAGTAGCTACACTATATTCCATGTGGTGCGCAAGCCAGATATACTGGACTAACCCTCGTCGACCAGCTGTTGGCGAAGAAGCTGACCTCGGAGTTCTAGTGTTTCTGtttgtctatttttttctACCTCATTATCTTTGTATAAAGTCTATGCAACCAAAAGATCTTGAAATCAGACATCTCCCATTGTGA